Proteins encoded in a region of the Suncus etruscus isolate mSunEtr1 chromosome 1, mSunEtr1.pri.cur, whole genome shotgun sequence genome:
- the C1H17orf114 gene encoding LOW QUALITY PROTEIN: uncharacterized protein C17orf114 homolog (The sequence of the model RefSeq protein was modified relative to this genomic sequence to represent the inferred CDS: deleted 1 base in 1 codon) yields the protein MGLKGAWCFRWGRCRRQPGTGKETGLESVAPIDPDPRPAISPVVAEGAGATSLGSGAYFSRKARLSFRHQLHDVASANDSTI from the exons ATGGGACTGAAGGGGGCATGGTGCTTCCGATGGGGCAGGTGCCGAAGACAGCCAGGAACTGGAAAAGAAACAG GTCTGGAGTCAGTAGCCCCTATAGATCCAGATCCCAGACCAGCTATCAGCCCTGTTGTGGCTGAGGGA GCTGGGGCGACCTCCCTGGGGTCTGGTGCTTACTTCAGCAGAAAAGCTCGACTCTCCTTCCGTCACCAGCTGCACGACGTAGCATCAGCCAACGACTCCACCATTTGA
- the PSMB6 gene encoding LOW QUALITY PROTEIN: proteasome subunit beta type-6 (The sequence of the model RefSeq protein was modified relative to this genomic sequence to represent the inferred CDS: deleted 6 bases in 5 codons; substituted 2 bases at 2 genomic stop codons), with amino-acid sequence MAATLVAGRPAGTEPAWGPEALCPDWGSREVSTGTTIMAVQFAGWGVVLGADSRTTTGSYIANRSADKLTPIHDRIFCCRSGSAGXYPGAVADASLTSLGFHSIELNEPPFEYTQTASLFKRCVTDYREDLMAGLIIAGWDHQEGGQGILQCPVGGMMVKQPFAIGGSGSSXIYGYVDATYREGMTKEECLQLRANALALAMERDGSSGRVIRLAAICRISAVERQVLLGDQIPKFASTSLTTSLESRVQ; translated from the exons ATGGCGGCCACCTTAGTAGCTGGACGCCCAGCGGGGACCGAACCTGCATGGGGGCCGGAGGCCTTGTGCCCGGACTGGGGAAGCCGTGAAGTCTCCACAGGG aCAACTATCATGGCCGTGCAGTTTGCGGGCTGGGGTGTAGTTTTGGGAGCTGACTCCAGAACCACC ACTGG GTCCTATATAGCCAACCGGAGTGCGGACAAGCTGACCCCAATTCACGATCGTATTTTCTGCTGCCGCTCAGGCTCAGCAGGCTGATACCCAGGAGCAGTCGCTGATGCA TCACTTACCAGCCTTGGTTTCCACAG CATTGAACTGAATGAGCCTCCTTTTGAGTACACACAGACAGCCAGTCTCTTTAAGAGATGTGTTACCGATTACCGAGAAGATCTGATGGCAGGACTTATCATTGCAGGCTGGGATCACCAAGAAGGAGGGCAGG GTATACTCCAGTGCCCAGTGGGAGGTATGATGGTCAAGCAGCCCTTTGCCATT GGGGGCTCTGGGAGCTCCTAAATCTATGGCTATGTGGATGCTACTTACCGGGAAGGT ATGACTAAGGAAGAGTGTCTGCAGTTACGTGCTAATG CTCTTGCTTTGGCCATGGAGAGGGATGGCTCCAGTGGGAGGGTGATCCGCCTAGCAGCCATTTGCAGAATCAGCGCGGTAGAACGGCAGGTACTTTTG GGAGATCAAATTCCCAAATTTGCCAGTACCTCTTTAACCACCTCCCTTGAATCCAGAGTACAGTAA